ATCCTTTCTCTGCCACATGGGTCTGGTGGAAAATCTTGTGGCCTTTGGCCTCAATGTCAATCTTAATGCAGTCCAGCAGATCAGAGATGGAGGGCGTAGCCTTCCAGGGTCCAAACTTCACTACAGACTTTTTATCTGTGTCCAAAGTGTTCAGGGCATCCTGGCACTTGGCCACATCCTCCTCGGTCTTGACCACGCACACGATGACATTGGAGTGACGGGACGCCACCGCCTCCGCCCTGGCTATCCGAATCATCACTTCAATGTTCTCATAGTAGTTGGGCACCCGGGCCAGGAACTGCTTCCTTCCGACCAGCTCGCCGAAGATCTGGGGAGAGTCTTCCAGCTGCTTCACCAACGGCTCAATCTCGTAGAAGGATGCCTCCTTGTAGACTTCCTGGATAAACTGAGTTGGCACCAGGCTGCTGCGCAGGTATTCCAGGATGTACTTAAAGTAGGTCCCTTCCCTGTCGATGAAATATCTGCCCTCCGAGTCAGTCTTGAGCTTGGGCTGTCCGGTGAACATCTCAGCCAGCTTAGAGCTCGGGCATTTCTTCAACGTGCTCAGCGTCGTCGTGTAGATCTCGCCACCAACGTTTAGTTGGACGATTGGTGACAACTAGAAGGGCAGAGAAGAAAGAAGCAGTGTATGAGTTATCTGTCTGAGACCAGTTTGGAGCCAGGGCAAAGCAGACTGCTTAGTGCTGGAAGTAGAGGGAAATCCTTTTTATTAGAGCTGTGTGAACGTAATCATCACTCCTGAGCACTAGCGGCTCGGATTTATTGACTTTTTAACCTCTTAAATGCATTGGCCTACTTATCTTGCCCACATTTTAACATTCAAATATTCTATTTTGTTGcagttaaataaataaccaaTATGTAATAGAATgccaaaaccaaaataaacaggCATTCATAAACAGAATTAAAGAAGAGACACAGATCATGACCACAAATAAGGACAATTaggcccatttagtctgctcAGTTTCACTCCTGGTGCGATATCCCATAGACTCCCATTGATTTCTGCCTTTCCCTCGCTTCTTTGCAACaaggaatcctctgtgcttagcaTGTGCTTTTGAAAAATTCTGTTATTTttgtctccatctcctccatggGCAGTTCTTTACATTTATCGACCGCcctttcattaaaaaatatattctgatcCTTCCCTGAGTTTTATATCATGTTACTCTTGTTCTACAGCATTCATtcctcttgaaaaaaaaaatagtttgctTCTTGCGCCTGATTTATatttttgaggtatttgaatgtctgcaTGCCTTCTTAgtatttaataaaacaaaaaaagaaacaacagtTAAAGCAGCAGTGCTTAGCAAACCAATTTAAGGCTAATTTTGTACATCAAGAGCATAGACTGGATAGAGAAAACAATGGAAAAGGGTATATtaatgtgaggggggggggtttaagtcTTTTAATCCTTGATTTTCATGTTCTTGCATCAAAAGCTGCTATTTTTAAATTCCACAAGAAAATACTATTTAACTCTACCCTGCTAAAGCTAATTCCCAGGAGCTGCATCAAAGCCTTAAGTTTAGCAAACACTGCTTTTCTATATAAAGCAAGCATTGGGAGGGGAACGTCTTCTGAGGTTAAGCTGCAGATACATGGCACAGTGCTGGCAGAGTCACAGATTAAAGGACTCGGGAGATTCGCTTTCAAGACCGCACAGACTGCGTCGCTTTGCAAACTGTGAGCCGCAGGGCTGTAAGCTGCCAGCCCTACCCACGGTACCGCGGCTGTTTCTCTAATCCGAATAGGCGCAGCTCTTCGAGTACGTCTGAGCCGCGCGTTGCCCACTCTCCTGCatcattctgggggggggggggggggaaatctgagcCGGCACAGAAACGGGCATGGCGCGGCTCCAGCTTACTGAAAGAGCTGCTCAGCATCTGTACGCCCCAAGCTGTTCTCACAGTATTGGCTCAGGTGTATCCCACCCCCAATCGCAGGAATAGCGCGAGAGTTCAGGCACCACACGGCCCAAACTGTCTCAGGAGCAGAATCAGACGAGAGAAGCCATCGTGGTATCATGGGCAGGAGGTGGGAAACGAGGGAGAGAACTGGGTcagaggggccgatgtaataagctgcactGTGGTATTACTCACGGTTTTTTCCTACGCATGTACGTCATAACACGGTTAGTGTGGAAAACATGCGGGCACAAACCCGCTCAAAAAGCTGCGGCTGGTTTAGCACAAGTCCATGCTGATGCCATGCaaaaggaggcaattaactattcatgggcaATACAGAGAGCCACACTGGTGTTAGTGcgggttttttttaagtgggtTTTTTTGACGCCTGGGTCAGGGCTGGAGTTAAGGTTAAGCGCTTTTCTGGAGGTCGAAAAACTAAGCGGCAGAAGCCAGGTCGGAGAACGACCAGGCACATGTCAGAAACGCCAAATGCCTTTGTGGCCCCTTCCAAATCACTGCATCATTTCCCCTGCTCAACAGCATCTGCCATTATAGCTCCCACAGTGACGGATCATTAAGGGATTAAACATTGCTGAACCCACCCTTCAGTCCCACTCCCAAAACCACAAACTCACTACTGTCTTAAAGGCTTTCAACTGAGAATCAATCAcgggtcaccacattaatgcggGTTTATGAGCGATTTAATCGCATGGATATTTTTGTTGTGTGTGGATTTTCTGCGCctatctcatttgcatgccaaCCCCTTATTTTACATCCCACGGAAGCACCTGCTTTCGCCACacgcactaaaaaaaaatacGCGCAAACAACCAGCGCTAATTTCACgacaggtcttattacatcggccccagagtGAGCAGTGGGCTCATGAGAGAGTAGTGGGGGTGGGCCGGGAAGGTGGTCACAGGAATAAATGCTTTACTTTCCCAgagtaataagaaaaaaaaaaccccccaagaaGTTTGAAAACCACTGACCTAGGGCATAGAAGCTTGAGTTCTCTACTGAAAGATTTTCCCCAGCCTTACCTAATTAATCAGTTCACTGACATTGGGCAATTCTGTATAATTAATTTTGCTGTAAAACAGGAAACATCCAACTTAAACTTGCATCCAAGGATTTGCTTAATAAAAATTAAGCATTGTACATATCGTgaacagatttgttttttttgtgttctaAAAATCTACCTACATTCTGTTTCTTATCCATCACGGAAGTGTCACACTCAGTATTGGTAGAGGCGCAGAAACgtgacatgctctctctctgagGGGACCGGGCACAGAGAAGAACACAACGGCTCTTTCAGCCATGAGTTTTGGTGGCCATGTTGACTAGTACATACTTATTTATGCACTTAAATAAACTTCCAGTTATCCTTATACACGTGGTACAAATAATGAGCTAAAGGATAATTATCTATTGAACAGCAAATATAGCATTAACTATTTTCTGGCTTACTTAGCGCAGTACACACAAGCACTTTTCTCagataaaaatgggagaaaaacctttcaAGACATGATTAAGCAATACATTTTCATATGAAGctaatgaaaacattttaatgGATAACAACCAACCATTCATAACTCAGTGAGGTATACTAAATCGGACAAAAATTAGGTGTACTAGAATTATAATGCAACACTGGAAAAATTCTTAATCGTaatttaggtaaaaaaaaaagaaatacaattgtGGGCATCACACTCTAGCATTGTCAAGCTAATCTTCAATAATATAAATTAACATTTAATTTCAATCCATGTAAATCAGGGGTATTCATTCCCAGCCCTCAAGGGCTGCCAGcagtttgggttttcaggatatccctaatgaatatgtataagagatttgcatacaacagaggtagggtgcatgcaaatctattgcatgcatattcattagggatatcctgaaaacccaacccatTGGCGGCCCTCAAGGGCTGGAGGCAAATACTGCTGGTGAAAACTACCTGCTGATAGTATTAGGAAAGCTTGTGTCTAGTTTTATTTTCCACCAACTAAATGTAACATTTTGGAATACAtcaaatgaaaaaatatgtaCTACTGGGACAGAACACTCAGAGTAATGTGGTAGACGTTCACTAGGGCCTCTGAAACGGCAACACATGTGCCTTCTCTTCTTCCAAGCAAGCCTAGACAATCTTCCAAGCCAATGGGCATGCGAATATATGTCTGAATATCCGATCGCTTTGGGCAGGTTCTCTGGCCCGGCTTAGCGGTATATTACATAAcattttgaataaaaaattatgcatctTAAAGTATACCCATGACCGATTATTTGGTTTTAAAGAATGGCGTAAGTCCGCATGCTGGTAGCATGCCAGCCACCTTGATCCGTTTCCAACGCGTCTCCCAAACACCGGTTTCGTATGTGGCAAAAAGTAGGCACACATTTTTTTGGCAGCTACAAATCCACTTTCCCAGGCAGGAGGTTACATTTTTACCCGCATATAAGATGCCCAAGCCTTTGACAAAACCAACCAGTGTGTGTGTCCATACATCAGTGCAGCTTTTGTTTTCAGCAAAGAAAGAATGTTTCCTTTTTCTGCATACAAAGGACATAATTAGAGTTACTGCATACCTCTGCTGTAGGCTGTGCAAGGCATTTATGACACCCACACCTTGGGGCAGCTAATGGCAAGACTAGTACAGGATAAGAAGGCAAGGCCACAAAAAATGCTAGATGTGACAAAACTGGAATTCTTTCAACTTCCTGGTTTAAAGGGATACCAAAAATAACCGTGGAAGTCCCACCCACTCCTATCAAGTTGCAATAGAActtaaaaaaggggggaaaaaaccaaCACACACTTTCATTCATCAAGTGACAAGGTCTTTTAAATGGGGTCATCAATCTCAGGACATTGCGTAAGTAGCAAGGGATAGGAGGAGCCACAAGGgccagcaaagagagagagagagagagagaaataagtaCAGATTTCTCATTTGCACAGTCAATGCACACAGGTTCCAGTCCCCAAGCGCTTCCATTCTAAGCTAGAGGGGTTACGTGCCTTCTGCAATGGATATGAATCAGCTCTAGAAGCAGCACACCTCTCACTACCAGCCCCTACAAAAAAGGGCAGAACAACCAGGAGAGatcagaggaagagagaggagggaggtggggaTAAATTACAGAATAGGAAGCCACTTTTTAAAATGAGGGGAAAATTAAGCTGACAATTAGAGTAtgaatgaagtgaaaaaaaataaacccataGCATTAAAGGAGTacagaaaggagaggagagattgATTGTTTCATTAGCTGCCTAACTCATActgatatttaaaacaaaacaaaacattaaaatattgcatCTGAAGATCGCCGTTTTGCAGCCAAGAGGAGTGCGAAATGAGGGAAGTGACAGTGAGTGACACAAAGATCCTTCAGCAGTCTCACAGACACAAGTTCCGGGCCAGGAACCTTCCTCCcagctcagccccccccccccagaagaagAGAAATGCatctcgttaaaaaaaaaaaaaaaagtttggttgaGACTGGAACCTGTTGATTCTGCAGCGAAAGCTCTGCACCCCTCACCCTCGCTCCGGCTGCGATCTCAGcctggatccccccccccaaagcccgCACTCACCGCCTGCAGAGCGCTGGTCAGCTGCTTGCCGGGGGAGTTCTGGCTGCCCGAGATGCTCATGCTGCGGGCCGGAGCTCCTCCTCACTCAGCGCCGCGGGAGTTCCTCGCAGCTCCGCCCGGGAGAGTTTCCCGAATCACCCTTCGGTACGAGCTTGGCGGCTCCGGCAACACAAGAGCACCCGAGCCTCTCCCTTGGCACCGCCTGGGACCTAGAGCCAGCAGGAGGCAGGAACCCAGCCGCGAGCGCTTAATGCCAGCTCTACGCGCCGGGCTTTAATAAAGCGACGCCTCCACGAGACGTCAGCTTCTCGCGCACCTGGGGACACCCGCGCGCGCGTGCCCCGCTGGAGTGTTAACCTGCACAGCGAAGGCACTTTCGCAGCACCGTCAGATCCGAATAATTAATAAGAGACGTCACTTTGCCACGCCCCCTCGAGGGGGAAAGGATGCCTGAGGGCGCTCTTATATAACTCGCCTCTCAGAACACAAACCACCTCCTTGTTAGTCTGCGCCTCGGCTTTCCCAAAACTCGTGCTGATGGGAAAGTGCAATTCACAGTGTAACCTGATGGGAAGCCGCCAGAAAACCATCCGCTGTTAGCCGAACACAAGATTTTCTGTGAATCGTTTTCTTCCCTATGTCCTTAAATATTGTCAGTAAAAGGCTTTCATTTAAGCAATGAAAGATAAGTTATATACCCTTAATCTACCCTAAATTGAAGACTcctgaaggagggagggggaggtcttTCTAAAAAGCAAGAAGCCTGAATATTTCTAATATTCTCCTGCTGAGAACCTGGGGCCCAAGATGCTCctattcaccaaaaaaaaaaaaaaaagaggaggggagcAGGAAAAACTACCACATCTGATCCTGACAAATAGGCCGATACAGCACCAACGCGTacaaaaaagtgcggcagtgtctGGCGCCTGCTCATTTGACGCGCGCACATGTCGGTTCGCAAtctgctcgattcagtattcaaattagatgcaaatccaagcggGCTGAGCAGAAAATTTCATCTGGCATATGGCAAATATGCACCAATCAAAGCTCAAGAGTCAGATCTGTAACCTATGGATATGATCAATACCAACACTCTTTATAGTCTAGCCTGCCTGTGAGTGGGGGTAGACCACAGTAGTTTGCAATGTGATCCAGTCACACTTTGGATTAAAATCCCCCTCCTGTACattacttcatgcatctgatgaagtggactctgcccTCCAAAGCTCATGCCCCAATAAATTAGttaagtctataaggtgccacctgccttcCACACTTTGGATTGTTTATGAGTTTCCACTTGTGAATGAGATGTAAACAGCGCCCAGCCAAGGTTCTAAAGCCATGTATGGAGCACCAAATCTTTCTTCGACGGTCAAAGCCATACGGATCCTCAGTCAGATTCTTATTAGGAACATCAGTGGCGTCCCACAGTGCACACCAGTGTTCAACAATGGGGCCTGCTTTCTTTGCATGTTCCCTGAGGAGGACTTAGCAGATGTTGATGTAATGGAAGTTCTCGGTATTCTTGGATTATCTTGAGCTGTTTTGAGGTTGTATTGCCTCAGCAGAGATTGTGCCTGCCAATGTTACGCGGGACATATAATCACTCTGTGGGGAGGAAAATCAAGGTACCCATTATTGTCCAAAGAATACAATTAATCTGGACATCTAGTTTCTTAACATTGTTGTGTGGTGCACAATACTTAGTGGTAGAGAACACTAGAGCAAGCAAAACCATTAAAGAGTCTTGACATGAGGTCCCCGAGCTGTACTTATAGGCATCACTATGGGGTGACAAatgccccacccccaaaacaattGCTTACCTCCTCTTTTACCATCACATCCAGAGTGCACCATACAGGATGGGGTGCCAGAACAAGAAGCATAACTGGCAGGGATCCCTCTGCTCCACCAATTGAAGAGAACCAGATTTCCAAGCAGAAGATGCAACAGGAATTTTCCTGTTGTGATTCCGGCCGCTGCGCAGCCTCCTTTCCACCAAAGGACCCCAGTGAGCTCAGCTCCAAACTTTGTCTCTGCCTGCTGTACTACCTCTGCTCCACCAGGGGATCGCCCTGAGCATACGCCTCAGGCTGACCAAGCACTTCTTTCTGCCTTGCACCACACCCACACTGCAGCCCTATTTAGTCCTGTCTCTCCCATGCCCCCTTGCTTTGGCATCGAGTCCTTCTTGACTCTGTTTTAGCTACTCTCGCTCTGCGGCCTTCTAAGGCCTTTCCTTGTATCCTGCCTGGCCTCTGGGCCTACTAACTCTAGTTTCCTTGAGCCTTGTTTCCTGCTTCTGGGCCTTCTGCTTCCTGGTTCCCTTGCCTGTCCTGTGGCCATCCGGCcttctgttccaagccttgctcaGTGGCCTGCAGgctttctaagaacataagaacataagaaattgccatgctgggtcagaccaagggtccatcaagcccagcaccttcTCTGTCTTGTGGCCTACCTTAGGCCTCTCTGTTCTTTGACTTGGCCTTGCTTGAGGCTCCCTTAGCCTCTTCCTGTTTCTAggccctgcctgccttgcccctcGGGGCTCTCTTATctctgctgccttcaggctttctGTGTTTCATGTTTTGTGTAGTTCTTGTCCTGGTTTGACCTGTCTTGTGCTAGCCTGTCTGCCCTAGTCCCAGTGTTCCAGCTCCACGCTTACATTCACTCTGTTTCTGTATTCCAGTTCCaccttaccagcactcagctccagtgttcctgttccacgcttaccttcactctgctcctgtattccagttccacccttacgaacactcagctccagtgttcctgtttcaTGTTTACCTGCATTCAGCTCCACGCTTACCTTCACTCtattcctgcattccagttccatgcttaccaACACTCAACTCCagtgtgttgcgtccgtcggtctcagacggcttcaacccttgtgcctcacctttttctctgctctccccgctagccttgggaagatggctattGCCGCGTCTGCAAACCgcattctccggcgtccccggaatggctatgacaaagcctcacgccatgtttctcctaagggcctacTAGGGTCCACGtgtgcacgccacccatgtctttatccatgtcatggcgggaagctcgggggcgttccccttgagtgacatcatgccatctgggtatttagcctacgcctgtttgctagctcattgacgggccgatacagtaaagtccacgggattctgtatttaaatgagccccggcggtaaaaacggggaaaaggaggcgctagggatactagcgcatccctagcgcctccttttggaccggagcggtggctgtcagcgggtttgacagcagacgctcaattttgccagtgtcagtcctcgagcctgctgacagccacgggctcggaaaccggatgccggcaaaattgagcgtccggttttcaacccgacagccgccggccgacttcaaattttatttttattttatttttttttacttttggaaagtttcgggacctccgacttaatatcgccatgcacagatattaagtcggaggtgcatttctgtgcactttcccagtgcccgaagaaattagcgcctacctttgggtaggcgctaatttctgaaagcaaaatgtgcggcttggctgcacattttgctttgtgaatcgcgcgggaatacctaatagggccatcaacatgcatttgcacgttgcgggcgctattaggtttggcggattggatgcgcgttttcggtcccttactgaataaggggtaagggaaaatgcgcgtccagtgTCGgattaacagtgcactccgtcggagcacactgtactgtatcggcttgtgagtcagcaaggattggactcgtccagtctaagctactctgccgcttccttgctgccaccagaagctctctctgcccttcagggtattctctaacctgggtacccactcctcgggggccgtccagcagcccccgccggcagtgaatgaatgcgcgcctgtgtacgcccgtgcgatttcggcgctcaaggcgtgacgtcacgacgcttgacatcacggcatgtgactgccttgagcgccgaaatcgcacgggcgtacacaggcgcgcattcattcactgccagcgggggctgccggaggccgctttcgccgccggctccttcCGCATGGATTAAatcgcgcccgccggctcccgccgccgcctggatcaaacgcgcggctcccgccgccgcctcgatgaccgcacgcccgcccacccgtgtggagatgggggattcggaaagtgacaaggtatttatatatatatatatatatatatatatatatatgtaacaactttacgctgcaaatgttagtatatatggaggtcgtccatggtgcagtccggtacgtagctgttcgaacaccacactaacaccaggtagagggtaggcggtaaactaacaggttaaggacgcggcaaaatagcgggttacaaaggagataatcgaaGCGCGCGTcccagtatcggaggggaatagctaattccttcattaaatagctaattcgttcatttacatatcatatacatgctgcgtgcggaaaaggTTAggggtcggtttcaagaagcgctaaggacgcgtgaaactggagactgtattacAGGATCGCCTtacaattgtgcgcccacagcgcacacgcaggatcgccttacaattgtgcgcccacagcgagttcaTCTCCAAGcgcaccttacagtatcgagctgtatgTTAAGCATCTGAGAAGGCTGAGCTTGCTTCCGCCAAAGAAATTCTTTTATTCCggaccatttatttttttttacctcgtTCATAGTCACATT
This sequence is a window from Rhinatrema bivittatum chromosome 5, aRhiBiv1.1, whole genome shotgun sequence. Protein-coding genes within it:
- the KCTD14 gene encoding BTB/POZ domain-containing protein KCTD14, whose product is MSISGSQNSPGKQLTSALQALSPIVQLNVGGEIYTTTLSTLKKCPSSKLAEMFTGQPKLKTDSEGRYFIDREGTYFKYILEYLRSSLVPTQFIQEVYKEASFYEIEPLVKQLEDSPQIFGELVGRKQFLARVPNYYENIEVMIRIARAEAVASRHSNVIVCVVKTEEDVAKCQDALNTLDTDKKSVVKFGPWKATPSISDLLDCIKIDIEAKGHKIFHQTHVAEKGFRIKSCDFFFKFVFTWW